A genomic region of Barnesiella viscericola DSM 18177 contains the following coding sequences:
- a CDS encoding polysaccharide biosynthesis tyrosine autokinase, with amino-acid sequence MEENYSTERRNDNVDIAALWRIARRNWYLFAGSVFVCVVLVFCYLKIAKPQYAISADILVNEDEDQGGGGLSSLMGNVSGGFSLSGMIGGGSVNDEILVISSHSLIREMVQRLELNKTYTNKKSFFDKVEYYGNSPLTVNVPESMLDTLVGGFVVKVQVDEGSPKIKALITKGFFSTLVETEATSFPIKLDYGEGIVIDTTRYYIPGQELRFVAHVNSYDTQTEILEKRLVIDLSDKKANGIALRIEDTNRRRGKDILNTLIDCYNEDAILNKNLKAQNMLTFIDERLSTVENELHEAERVIEEYKRKNDLSDIDTEAQIILESSSQYRKLLLEAETQYSIISMVDSFLNKPENKYSLVPITTGLPDKGAAEAINEYNKLLLERMRLLRTAKDSNLSLRTLTAQIDAMRGNILNTVSKAKESSEIARDDLKKQEADFKARLRGFPEQERTYMDIKRNQLIKNELYTFLMKRREESAMTLTATSPKCRIVNEAYSKDKPVAPQTMLLLFVAFVVGLILPVVYLYGKTIFTVKFATKGDLRRLTKLPIAGEICHNTSDDYVVVKNGSTSVVSELFRLLRSNLQLVLGGGDKKVLMVTSAGSEEGKSFVSLNLAYTQALTGKRTLLIDLNFRNPQIANYLGIKNKGGLIPYLTSEDKADKTVLIQKQTERLDVMTAGPIPPNPSELLLSDRLDCLMRDLREKYDCIILDTAPVERIADTFSLTRFTDATIYVCRANYTQKSSVFNAIDFAAEGSLKNLIFVLNDTEVKEYGYSDKHMRR; translated from the coding sequence ATGGAAGAGAATTATTCTACCGAAAGACGGAATGATAATGTAGATATAGCAGCTTTGTGGCGTATAGCCCGCCGGAACTGGTATCTGTTTGCCGGTTCGGTTTTTGTTTGCGTCGTATTAGTATTTTGTTATTTGAAGATAGCCAAACCGCAATATGCCATTTCGGCGGATATTCTTGTTAATGAAGATGAAGATCAAGGTGGCGGCGGATTGTCCTCTTTGATGGGCAATGTAAGCGGCGGTTTCTCTTTGAGTGGCATGATTGGTGGAGGCTCGGTGAATGACGAGATATTGGTTATCTCCTCACACTCGTTGATTCGTGAGATGGTGCAACGTCTTGAATTGAACAAAACCTATACCAACAAGAAGAGCTTTTTCGATAAAGTGGAGTATTACGGAAATTCTCCGTTGACGGTCAATGTGCCGGAATCGATGCTTGATACCTTGGTTGGAGGTTTTGTCGTAAAGGTCCAGGTCGATGAGGGTAGCCCCAAAATTAAAGCCTTGATTACAAAAGGATTTTTCAGTACACTGGTTGAGACTGAGGCTACGTCATTCCCGATAAAACTCGATTATGGCGAGGGGATTGTTATCGACACGACCCGTTACTATATACCTGGACAAGAATTACGATTTGTCGCTCATGTGAACAGTTATGATACCCAGACTGAAATATTGGAGAAACGCCTGGTAATAGATTTGTCAGACAAGAAGGCCAATGGTATTGCTTTGAGGATTGAAGATACCAATCGGCGCCGGGGTAAAGATATACTGAATACGCTCATTGATTGCTACAATGAAGACGCCATATTGAATAAAAATTTGAAGGCTCAAAATATGCTAACCTTCATTGACGAGCGTTTGTCTACTGTAGAAAACGAGCTACATGAGGCTGAGCGCGTTATCGAGGAGTACAAGCGTAAAAACGATTTGTCGGATATCGATACCGAGGCACAAATTATTCTCGAGTCGAGTAGCCAGTATCGCAAATTGTTGCTTGAAGCCGAAACTCAATACTCGATTATCTCGATGGTTGACAGTTTCTTGAACAAGCCCGAGAACAAATATTCGTTGGTCCCTATCACAACCGGTTTGCCCGATAAGGGAGCTGCCGAGGCCATCAATGAGTATAACAAGTTGCTGTTGGAACGTATGCGTCTGTTGCGTACTGCCAAAGATTCGAACTTGTCCTTGCGCACGTTGACCGCTCAAATCGATGCCATGCGTGGAAATATTTTGAATACGGTATCGAAAGCCAAGGAAAGCTCAGAAATTGCTCGAGACGATTTGAAAAAACAAGAAGCCGATTTCAAAGCAAGACTTCGAGGATTTCCTGAGCAGGAAAGAACCTATATGGATATTAAGCGAAATCAGCTTATTAAGAATGAGTTGTATACTTTCTTGATGAAGCGGCGCGAGGAGAGTGCCATGACTTTGACTGCAACCTCGCCCAAGTGTCGTATTGTCAATGAGGCATATAGCAAAGACAAGCCGGTTGCCCCTCAAACAATGCTCCTGTTGTTTGTTGCGTTTGTTGTCGGTCTCATACTCCCGGTAGTCTATCTGTATGGGAAAACCATCTTTACGGTTAAGTTTGCTACGAAAGGCGATTTACGTCGTTTGACCAAGTTGCCTATTGCCGGTGAAATTTGTCATAATACATCGGACGATTATGTGGTTGTGAAAAACGGGAGCACTTCGGTAGTGTCGGAGTTATTCCGCCTGTTACGTTCCAACTTACAGCTCGTTTTAGGTGGGGGAGACAAGAAAGTTCTCATGGTGACTTCGGCTGGATCCGAAGAGGGAAAATCATTTGTCAGTCTTAATTTAGCTTATACGCAGGCATTGACCGGAAAGCGTACATTGTTAATTGATTTGAATTTCCGTAATCCGCAAATTGCTAATTATTTGGGAATTAAAAATAAAGGGGGATTGATTCCCTATTTGACTTCGGAAGACAAAGCCGATAAAACCGTGCTTATTCAAAAACAAACCGAGAGGCTTGATGTAATGACGGCCGGACCCATTCCACCCAATCCTTCAGAGTTGTTGCTGTCTGATCGACTGGATTGTTTGATGAGAGACTTGCGGGAGAAATATGATTGCATTATTTTGGATACGGCACCTGTGGAACGAATTGCTGATACCTTTTCGTTGACTCGCTTTACTGATGCTACAATCTATGTATGCCGGGCCAACTATACGCAAAAGAGTAGTGTGTTCAATGCCATCGATTTTGCTGCTGAGGGTTCTTTGAAGAACCTCATCTTTGTCTTGAACGATACTGAAGTAAAAGAGTACGGATACTCAGACAAGCACATGAGAAGATAA
- a CDS encoding polysaccharide biosynthesis/export family protein — MKINMLSAVVLLLLATSCATNKTTYFENLDVDQLSGKLDVGDYELQIAPDDMLSITVSSVVPDAAAPYNLPAVSYSEPGKKELTTVPNLQVYTVSKDGYIYFPSVGRIHAAGLTRTELAEYIEDKIRPELKDPFVLVQFMNFKVVVLGEVKSPGQIPVQTERISILDAIGAAGDLTIYGERKNILLIREENGKRVFHHFDLTDKATFESPYFYLKQNDVVYVMPNRAQRNNSDYNQLASYRISVAGTVVSAISVLASLAIALFIR, encoded by the coding sequence ATGAAAATAAACATGTTAAGTGCTGTTGTCTTGTTGTTGTTAGCAACTTCGTGTGCGACCAATAAGACAACTTATTTTGAGAATTTAGATGTCGATCAGTTAAGCGGGAAGCTTGATGTCGGTGATTACGAATTGCAGATAGCTCCTGATGATATGCTGTCGATTACTGTTTCGTCGGTTGTGCCCGATGCTGCGGCTCCTTATAATCTACCTGCGGTATCCTATTCCGAGCCCGGCAAGAAAGAGTTGACTACCGTTCCCAACTTGCAGGTCTATACGGTAAGTAAAGATGGATATATCTATTTCCCCAGTGTGGGCCGTATTCACGCCGCCGGATTGACCCGTACCGAGTTGGCCGAGTATATCGAAGACAAGATACGTCCCGAATTGAAAGATCCTTTTGTCCTGGTTCAGTTTATGAACTTTAAAGTCGTGGTATTGGGCGAGGTGAAAAGTCCGGGTCAGATTCCGGTACAGACTGAGCGTATCTCAATACTCGATGCCATAGGGGCTGCTGGTGATTTGACTATTTATGGCGAGCGAAAAAATATCCTGCTTATTCGAGAAGAAAATGGCAAGCGGGTGTTTCATCATTTCGATTTGACGGATAAGGCAACGTTTGAATCGCCCTATTTCTACCTGAAACAAAATGACGTAGTATATGTCATGCCCAACCGTGCCCAGCGAAACAACTCCGATTATAACCAGTTGGCCTCATATCGTATCTCGGTAGCTGGAACCGTAGTGAGTGCTATTTCAGTATTGGCTTCGTTGGCAATAGCCCTGTTTATAAGATAA
- a CDS encoding glycosyltransferase, with translation MNLNFSWNFSAPELYGIGAFALFWIIEIIYQLYLFNRPFRFYQKSNQRKNRYTATLPSVSVIVYAQNDADNLIQFMPRILNQDYPQFEVIVVNDDSTDDSKDILASLESQYSNLYHTYVPEGSRNLSHKKLALTLGVKAAQYDIVVFTNANCCPPSNQWLSTLTRNFVDGTDIVLGYTAMNRKEKERLSFWYCSYDKLIFTLRYLSFALIGRPYMGESSNLAYRKELFFKNKGFSKYLHLHYGDDDLFINEIATRKNTRVELADEAQMMAFYDDNYEAWKELKLQYDFTSKYLHTAAKAVFGFGKVCDYAFDILFLLIATWGVLHNWILLLIALLPAIVLFTVKVVIYRRTAKILHLPRLFFALPLFSLVQPWVNLYFNIIGSASRKKNFTWR, from the coding sequence ATGAACTTGAATTTCTCGTGGAACTTTTCTGCGCCCGAGCTATACGGTATAGGAGCCTTTGCGCTTTTTTGGATAATCGAAATCATATACCAGCTCTATCTTTTTAACCGACCATTCCGTTTTTATCAAAAAAGCAACCAAAGGAAAAACCGATATACCGCTACATTACCATCGGTATCGGTTATTGTCTACGCTCAAAACGATGCCGACAACCTTATTCAGTTCATGCCCCGCATCTTGAATCAGGACTATCCTCAATTCGAGGTTATTGTGGTCAACGACGACTCAACCGACGACTCAAAAGATATACTCGCCTCACTCGAATCACAATACTCCAATCTCTACCACACCTATGTTCCCGAGGGATCGCGTAACCTGAGTCACAAAAAGTTAGCTCTTACATTGGGAGTTAAGGCGGCCCAATATGACATCGTAGTCTTTACCAATGCCAACTGCTGTCCTCCCAGTAACCAGTGGCTGTCGACCCTGACCCGCAACTTTGTCGACGGAACTGACATCGTGTTGGGTTACACAGCCATGAACCGGAAGGAAAAAGAGAGACTCTCGTTCTGGTACTGCTCCTACGACAAACTGATTTTCACCCTGCGCTATCTTTCATTTGCCCTTATCGGTCGTCCCTACATGGGCGAGAGTTCCAACCTGGCCTATCGTAAGGAGCTTTTTTTCAAAAACAAAGGTTTTTCCAAATACCTGCATCTGCATTATGGCGACGACGATCTGTTCATCAACGAAATAGCTACAAGAAAGAACACCCGGGTCGAACTGGCCGACGAGGCTCAGATGATGGCTTTCTACGACGACAACTACGAGGCATGGAAGGAGTTGAAACTACAATACGATTTCACGTCGAAATACTTGCACACGGCAGCCAAAGCGGTGTTTGGGTTTGGTAAAGTGTGCGACTATGCCTTTGACATTCTATTCCTCTTGATTGCTACATGGGGAGTGCTTCACAACTGGATTCTCCTGCTCATAGCGCTGCTGCCAGCCATAGTCCTGTTTACCGTCAAGGTGGTGATATATCGCCGAACAGCCAAGATTCTTCACTTACCCAGGCTTTTTTTTGCGCTACCCCTCTTCTCGCTGGTGCAACCGTGGGTCAATCTCTATTTCAACATTATCGGGTCGGCCTCGCGAAAGAAAAACTTTACCTGGCGGTAA
- a CDS encoding Hsp20/alpha crystallin family protein → MTPTKHQQNWLPGIFNDFFGNEWIAKTNSAAPAINIVETEKEYEVEIAAPGITKDDFEITVDKDNHLVVTVERKQEDDEKDKKGRYLRREFSYSQFQQTLILPDNVDTDAIEACQNNGVLTVKIPKKKLPTVSEKKKIAVK, encoded by the coding sequence ATGACACCTACAAAGCATCAGCAAAACTGGCTCCCCGGCATTTTCAACGATTTCTTCGGCAACGAATGGATTGCCAAGACCAACAGTGCCGCCCCGGCCATCAACATCGTAGAGACCGAGAAGGAGTATGAGGTAGAGATTGCCGCTCCCGGCATTACCAAGGACGATTTTGAAATCACGGTCGACAAGGACAACCACCTGGTGGTAACCGTAGAGCGTAAACAAGAGGACGACGAGAAGGACAAGAAGGGGCGTTATCTACGCCGAGAGTTCTCTTACTCGCAATTCCAGCAGACCCTAATTTTGCCCGATAATGTCGATACCGACGCTATCGAGGCCTGCCAGAACAATGGTGTGTTGACCGTGAAGATTCCCAAGAAAAAACTCCCCACCGTTTCGGAGAAGAAGAAAATTGCCGTGAAATAG
- a CDS encoding 1,4-dihydroxy-2-naphthoate polyprenyltransferase, with product MNKSWISAARPRTLPASASPVIAASAYAFYAGTFRWAPALLCLLFALLAQIASNLANDYFDYVKGSDTAQRVGPRRAVASGDISPRAMLVATFVVLGVACLVGLGLVFFAGWQLIPVGLVIALFALAYTAGPYPLAYHGLGDATVFLFFGLIAVNFTYYVQALHFDMMVLLISIAMGLLSINILLVNNYRDMEEDAAAHKHTTVVLFGRPFARWWYLVNGFVAVGLVLPSLLPLAPYYEALVPVVLYLFLHVKTWVEMGRRKGVALNPLLGGTARNLLLFTLLVSLVWICKRVWL from the coding sequence ATGAATAAGAGTTGGATTTCGGCGGCTCGTCCCCGCACCTTGCCGGCCTCGGCAAGTCCGGTGATAGCCGCGTCGGCCTATGCCTTTTATGCCGGAACCTTCCGTTGGGCTCCGGCACTCCTTTGTCTGTTGTTTGCCTTGTTGGCGCAAATCGCCTCCAACCTGGCCAACGATTATTTCGATTACGTGAAGGGAAGCGATACCGCCCAGCGGGTGGGGCCTCGAAGGGCCGTAGCCTCGGGCGACATTTCGCCCCGGGCCATGCTTGTGGCCACCTTCGTCGTGTTGGGTGTAGCCTGTCTGGTAGGGTTGGGACTTGTCTTCTTTGCCGGGTGGCAGCTGATACCGGTGGGGCTTGTCATCGCCCTGTTTGCCTTGGCCTACACGGCCGGTCCCTATCCGCTGGCCTATCATGGGCTGGGCGATGCCACGGTGTTTCTCTTCTTCGGGCTGATAGCCGTCAACTTCACCTACTATGTGCAGGCCTTGCATTTCGATATGATGGTCCTTCTCATCTCCATCGCCATGGGGCTGCTCTCAATCAATATTCTGCTGGTGAACAATTACCGCGACATGGAGGAGGACGCTGCGGCCCACAAGCACACGACGGTTGTACTTTTCGGTCGGCCTTTTGCCCGGTGGTGGTATCTGGTGAACGGATTTGTGGCCGTGGGGCTGGTACTGCCCTCGTTACTTCCGCTGGCTCCTTATTATGAGGCTTTGGTTCCGGTTGTACTCTATCTGTTCCTACACGTGAAGACCTGGGTGGAGATGGGGCGTCGCAAGGGGGTGGCCTTGAATCCGCTGCTCGGGGGTACGGCCCGCAACTTGCTTCTCTTTACGTTGCTGGTTTCGCTTGTGTGGATATGTAAAAGAGTTTGGTTATGA
- a CDS encoding DUF4435 domain-containing protein, whose product MEILLPKKSNGSPGEKLSSRTVTVIGANGAGKSSFGVEIARQIKEHAFWLSAQKALCLMPPHEVWPGSIEAQYKEAIDRSHYVSKETPTEFDQLLFLLLSEEFRNLFSYKFEVQKGGHVDLPKTRLDRVQRLWERIFPKNKMLRAEGKLLIQSEDSEPFNPLRLSSGEKAVLYYIAGVLYAMPDAVILVEDPEFYLHHSILKSLWDSIESLRKDCTFIYLTHDIDFAASRVESTCIWVRSFDAEHLTWDYEFIHDDDSFPEGMYLDILGSRKPVLFIEGANTGSIDVKLYPYIFPEYIVKPLGGCNKVIEATRAFADLKEIHHLESRGIVDRDRRTEREVEYLRSRHIYVPEVAEVENLLMLEGVIRAVARRMKRNENKVVEIVKNNVIQLFAQEIESQALLHTRHRIRRNLEYKIDRRFNDIASFEDHIDHLTDDTDVRGLYNSICSQFRSFVKNRDYRSVLKVYNQKSMVTNSNVCNLCGLANKDKYLRVILSILRDDRPEAESIRSAIRACFKIDKTEENEAKEEKKNE is encoded by the coding sequence ATGGAAATATTGCTCCCGAAGAAAAGTAACGGTTCGCCTGGCGAAAAGTTGTCGTCGCGTACCGTGACCGTGATTGGTGCCAATGGTGCGGGTAAGAGTAGCTTTGGTGTAGAGATTGCCCGTCAAATCAAGGAGCACGCCTTTTGGCTTTCGGCGCAGAAGGCGCTGTGCCTGATGCCGCCGCACGAGGTGTGGCCCGGCTCGATCGAGGCGCAGTACAAAGAGGCCATCGATCGTTCACATTACGTCTCGAAAGAGACGCCTACCGAGTTTGACCAGTTGCTCTTCCTGTTGTTGAGCGAGGAGTTTCGCAACCTGTTCAGCTACAAGTTCGAGGTGCAGAAGGGTGGGCATGTCGACCTGCCCAAGACCCGTCTTGACCGGGTGCAACGGCTGTGGGAGCGCATCTTCCCCAAAAACAAGATGTTGCGGGCCGAGGGCAAGTTGCTTATCCAAAGCGAAGACTCCGAGCCCTTCAACCCGCTGCGGCTGAGTTCGGGCGAGAAGGCGGTGCTTTACTATATTGCCGGGGTGCTCTATGCCATGCCCGATGCCGTGATTCTGGTCGAGGACCCCGAATTTTATCTGCATCACTCCATTTTGAAATCGTTGTGGGACTCCATCGAGAGCCTGCGCAAGGATTGTACCTTTATCTATCTCACGCACGACATAGACTTCGCCGCCTCGCGGGTCGAGAGTACCTGCATCTGGGTGCGCTCGTTCGATGCCGAGCATCTGACGTGGGACTACGAATTTATTCACGACGACGACTCCTTCCCCGAGGGCATGTATCTCGATATCCTGGGCAGCCGCAAGCCGGTGCTTTTTATCGAGGGAGCCAACACGGGCAGTATCGACGTGAAGCTCTATCCCTATATCTTCCCCGAGTATATCGTGAAGCCGCTGGGTGGTTGCAACAAGGTGATCGAGGCGACCCGGGCCTTTGCCGATTTGAAGGAGATACATCACCTCGAATCGCGGGGTATCGTCGACCGCGACCGGCGCACCGAGCGCGAGGTCGAGTATCTGCGCAGTCGTCACATCTATGTGCCCGAGGTGGCCGAGGTCGAGAATCTGTTGATGCTCGAAGGGGTAATCAGGGCCGTAGCCCGTCGCATGAAGCGCAACGAAAACAAGGTGGTCGAGATTGTGAAAAACAACGTGATACAGCTTTTCGCCCAGGAGATTGAGTCGCAGGCGCTGCTGCACACGCGGCATCGCATACGGCGCAATCTGGAATACAAGATCGACCGGCGCTTCAACGACATTGCCTCGTTTGAAGATCACATCGACCACCTGACCGACGATACCGACGTGCGGGGGCTCTACAACAGCATTTGCAGCCAGTTCCGCTCCTTTGTCAAGAACCGCGACTACCGGTCGGTGTTGAAGGTCTATAACCAGAAGTCGATGGTGACCAACAGCAACGTGTGCAATCTGTGCGGCCTGGCCAACAAGGACAAGTACCTGCGGGTAATCCTCTCCATATTGAGGGACGACCGCCCCGAGGCCGAGAGCATACGCAGCGCGATACGGGCCTGTTTCAAAATAGATAAAACCGAAGAGAACGAAGCGAAAGAAGAAAAAAAGAATGAATAA
- a CDS encoding riboflavin synthase — MFSGIVEEAAPIVALTRDNGNLHLTLKSSFTHELKIDQSVAHNGVCLTVVDIDGDCYTVTAIQETLDRTNLGALKVGDKVNLERSMLMNGRLDGHIVQGHVDQTARCERIDMVDGSRYYTFVYDLDPKMAAKGYMTVEKGSVTVNGVSLTVCNSQDNSFQVAIIPYTYEHTNFHQIEVGSTVNLEFDIIGKYISRIMHFEKA; from the coding sequence ATGTTTTCAGGAATTGTCGAAGAAGCCGCTCCCATCGTCGCCCTCACCCGCGATAACGGCAATCTGCATCTCACGCTTAAAAGTTCGTTTACCCACGAATTGAAAATAGACCAAAGCGTCGCCCACAACGGCGTGTGCCTCACCGTGGTCGACATCGACGGCGACTGCTACACCGTGACCGCCATACAAGAGACTCTCGACCGCACCAACCTGGGGGCGTTGAAGGTAGGCGACAAGGTGAATCTCGAGCGCAGCATGCTCATGAACGGCCGCCTCGACGGACACATCGTGCAAGGCCACGTAGACCAGACGGCCCGCTGCGAGCGCATTGACATGGTCGACGGCAGCCGCTACTACACCTTCGTCTACGACCTCGACCCCAAGATGGCCGCCAAAGGCTACATGACCGTTGAGAAGGGTTCGGTCACCGTCAACGGGGTGAGCCTCACCGTGTGCAACTCGCAGGACAACAGCTTCCAGGTGGCCATCATTCCCTACACCTACGAGCACACCAACTTCCACCAGATTGAGGTGGGCAGCACCGTCAACCTCGAATTCGACATCATCGGCAAATACATCAGCCGCATCATGCACTTTGAAAAAGCCTAA
- a CDS encoding nitroreductase family protein, with translation MTDIYELIAHRQSDRQYDPNRPVEPEKVARIVEAARLAPSACNAQPWHFIVVDEPELRNQVADAVASRLLGMNHFTKQAPVHILVVEERPNFTAGIGGLIKDKQFPLLDIGIAAAHITLAATAEGLGSCILGWFDEKAVRRLLHIPDKKRVLLDIVLGYSTQPLREKKRKPASEVISYNKY, from the coding sequence ATGACCGATATTTACGAACTCATCGCCCACCGCCAGAGCGACCGTCAGTACGACCCCAACCGCCCCGTCGAGCCCGAGAAGGTGGCCCGCATCGTCGAGGCCGCCCGACTGGCCCCCTCGGCCTGCAACGCCCAGCCGTGGCACTTCATCGTAGTCGACGAACCCGAATTGCGCAACCAGGTGGCCGACGCCGTGGCCAGCCGTCTGCTGGGCATGAACCACTTTACCAAACAAGCCCCCGTGCATATCCTCGTTGTCGAGGAGCGGCCCAACTTCACCGCAGGCATCGGCGGGCTCATCAAAGACAAGCAATTCCCGCTGCTCGACATCGGTATCGCTGCCGCCCACATCACCCTGGCCGCCACGGCCGAAGGGCTGGGCAGCTGCATACTCGGCTGGTTCGACGAGAAAGCCGTGCGCCGTCTGCTCCATATCCCCGACAAGAAACGTGTGCTGCTCGACATCGTGCTGGGCTACTCTACCCAACCCCTGCGCGAAAAGAAACGCAAACCGGCCAGCGAGGTGATTTCCTACAACAAGTACTAA
- a CDS encoding DUF6175 family protein, with product MWAQDVVTVQPKIMVIPYTKAGEDIRTILEQDVNKRITLAKIKEAFDSRGFTTVDFTARLKAASQSAVFKEENQSDLKAQLIELSGADIYVEAEMDILLSNTGNSVKVIVSAYDISTGASLANKVGESGKFYTDDIGKLASKAIESCAEEFLNTIQMKFNDIVENGRSVMINFGFDQNSAYSMSSEVGNQGLQLSDEIELWMEEHAYKNNYHIQGTTDTQMIFDEVRIPLKDPKNQSNYNPNKFGLEIFKFMRSLGLQIQRDIKGTTIYITIM from the coding sequence ATGTGGGCACAAGATGTAGTCACGGTACAACCTAAGATCATGGTTATCCCTTATACCAAGGCGGGTGAGGATATACGCACTATCCTGGAGCAGGATGTCAACAAGCGCATAACGTTGGCAAAGATAAAGGAGGCCTTTGACAGCCGGGGATTTACCACGGTCGATTTTACTGCGAGACTCAAAGCTGCCTCGCAAAGCGCTGTCTTTAAAGAGGAGAATCAGAGCGATTTGAAAGCTCAACTGATAGAACTGTCGGGTGCCGATATCTATGTAGAGGCCGAGATGGATATCTTGTTGTCCAATACGGGAAATTCGGTGAAGGTCATTGTCTCGGCCTATGATATTTCGACAGGAGCTTCTCTGGCCAATAAGGTGGGAGAGAGCGGTAAGTTCTATACCGACGATATCGGAAAACTGGCCAGCAAGGCCATTGAGTCGTGTGCCGAAGAGTTTCTCAATACGATTCAGATGAAGTTCAATGATATCGTCGAGAATGGACGCTCGGTGATGATTAACTTCGGTTTCGATCAGAACTCGGCCTATTCCATGTCTTCCGAAGTGGGGAACCAGGGATTGCAACTCTCCGATGAAATAGAGTTGTGGATGGAGGAGCACGCCTACAAAAACAATTATCATATCCAGGGAACTACCGATACGCAGATGATATTCGATGAGGTTCGTATTCCGCTTAAGGATCCCAAGAATCAGTCGAATTACAATCCCAACAAATTCGGGTTGGAGATATTCAAGTTCATGCGCTCGCTTGGGTTGCAGATACAACGAGATATCAAAGGGACCACGATTTATATAACCATTATGTAG
- a CDS encoding CsgG/HfaB family protein: protein MKRCFWILMMFVCGTCVYAQISSDIRPVVGVAQFTSETDSKYAGLVTEKVVEMLTNTKRFQVVDRTSHDKIKEELELQKSEAFLDSKNLVEQDIAVAAEKLITGHINKIPIYAMKNANGSIKGYKGSVSFQMKVVDVATGLSTEAVSFEGKASDLMLSPESAVNQAMQSLQDEIYEYFKKNFPVSGKIIKVLKEKKDKVEVVLLNVGKKQGVNQGDRFAVQYVEMLDGEPYPVDLGEIEVVKLSGEAFSECKVPSKMGEELASRLASNANIVCKMIIK, encoded by the coding sequence TGATGTTTGTGTGTGGAACTTGTGTCTATGCACAGATATCATCAGATATCAGACCTGTTGTCGGGGTTGCTCAGTTTACTAGCGAGACCGATAGCAAGTATGCCGGGTTGGTGACGGAGAAGGTTGTCGAAATGCTCACGAATACCAAGCGTTTTCAAGTAGTGGACCGCACCAGTCACGACAAAATCAAGGAGGAGCTGGAACTTCAGAAGAGCGAGGCTTTCTTGGACAGTAAGAATCTTGTGGAACAGGATATTGCTGTCGCTGCCGAAAAGCTGATAACGGGGCATATCAATAAGATCCCTATTTATGCCATGAAGAATGCCAATGGCAGTATCAAAGGATATAAAGGGAGCGTCTCGTTCCAAATGAAGGTAGTCGATGTCGCTACCGGGTTGAGCACCGAGGCTGTTAGTTTTGAAGGGAAAGCCAGCGACCTGATGCTTTCGCCCGAGAGTGCGGTAAACCAGGCCATGCAGTCTCTTCAAGATGAGATTTATGAGTATTTCAAGAAAAATTTCCCCGTTTCGGGAAAGATTATCAAGGTGCTGAAAGAGAAGAAGGATAAGGTTGAGGTAGTTTTGCTCAATGTCGGGAAGAAGCAGGGTGTGAACCAGGGCGACCGGTTTGCCGTGCAATATGTCGAGATGCTCGACGGAGAGCCCTATCCCGTAGATTTGGGTGAGATTGAGGTCGTTAAATTGTCGGGCGAGGCTTTCTCGGAATGTAAGGTGCCCTCGAAAATGGGCGAAGAGCTGGCTTCCCGATTAGCTTCGAATGCGAATATCGTTTGTAAAATGATTATCAAATGA